DNA sequence from the Methanolobus sp. ZRKC5 genome:
AATGGATGTATGATAAGAATAAGTATGAAACGAATGGTGAAATTCGATATATTTCTTTGCACTATGATTCATTAAAAGGTATTACACACAATACGCCTTTCTTATGTATTTAATTTACAAATTTCAGTAAACTCACTATAATAATTTTAAATATTAATCTCAAAAGCTCTGCACTCATGACAAACAACAATCCCACCACACCAAATACTACAAAAGCACCCAAAGATGAATATTCAACAACAGATCACCCTCTTTCCCCCACCATGAAAATAACCGGTGTCAAGATCAACTACTACCACATCTGCCACACCAAGCTCTGGCTTTTTTCCCACAATATCACTCTTGAACATGAACACGAAAATGTCAATATCGGCAAGGTGCTCCATGAAGAAAGATACAGCAAAAACAAAAAGGACGTTACTATTGACAACACGATCAGCATCGATTTTGTGAAGCAGCGTAATGGCATCATAGAATTACATGAGGTGAAAAAGACAAAAAAGATGGAGGATGCCCATCTACGGCAGATGCTCTACTACCTTTATTACCTCAAACGGAGAGGAATTGATGCGCAGGGTGTCATGAATTATCCTTTGCTGAACCAGACCAAAGAAGTGATATTGACATCGGATGCAGAGAAGAATATTGAAGAGGACATCAGGGGCATTGAAAGGATAGTCACTGGTAGAATGCCACATCCTAAACGCATACGAATATGCCAGAAATGTGCCTATTCCGAGTTCTGCTTTTGTGGTGATGGCGATTGATAAGATTTTGTCATTAAGATAATGGAGAAGATGGACACTATGCGAGCCGATTATTATATCCTGCAGGATGGTATTTTAAAGCGAAAGGAAAACACAGTTTACTTTGAAAACAAAGGCGAGAGACGCGTTTTACCTATAAACAAGATATATTCCATTTATGCATACGGAAAATTATCATTTTCATCGGGTGTTGTGTCATATCTTTCAAAGAACGGAATCCCCATACATTTTTTCAATTACTATGGTTTCTACGAAGGCAGCATGTATCCACGGGAGACGCTAATTAGTGGTGATCTTGTGATACAACAGGCAGCTCAGTATCTTGATGACGATAAGCGGATGCAGCTTGCAGGAAAGTTCATCGAAGGTGCATGTGGAAATATTCTTAAAAACTTGAAATATTATTCAAGGAGCAGAGAGGATATTCAGAAAAACATAGATTCATACATAAGTTCGATTGAATCGGAGATTCTTCGCCTTCCAGATGCCCATTCAATAGCAGGCATGATGAATGTAGAAGGACGAATACGCAATATATATTACAGTGCCCTGGATGAGATATTTCCTGAAGAATACAGGATTGTAACACGGACACGTCGCCCGCCAGGAAATAAGATGAATACGCTTATCAGTTTTGGCAATTCCCTGATGTATACAACAGTTCTTTCTGAAATCTACAATACTCAGCTTAATCCAACCATTTCATATCTACATGAACCTTTTGAGCGTCGTTTTTCACTTGCACTTGATGTTAGTGAGATCTTCAAACCTATCATCATTGACAGGATTATATTAAAACTTGTGAATAAAAATATGCTGGATGACAACTGCTTTAGAGGAGAGATTGGGGATATGCTGCTGAGTGATAAAGGGAAGAAGATATTTTTAAAAGAGTACAATGACAAATTAGGCACTACTATCAAGCATAAAGGTTTGAAGCGTAATGTATCGTATAAGCGTCTC
Encoded proteins:
- the cas4 gene encoding CRISPR-associated protein Cas4, yielding MTNNNPTTPNTTKAPKDEYSTTDHPLSPTMKITGVKINYYHICHTKLWLFSHNITLEHEHENVNIGKVLHEERYSKNKKDVTIDNTISIDFVKQRNGIIELHEVKKTKKMEDAHLRQMLYYLYYLKRRGIDAQGVMNYPLLNQTKEVILTSDAEKNIEEDIRGIERIVTGRMPHPKRIRICQKCAYSEFCFCGDGD
- the cas1b gene encoding type I-B CRISPR-associated endonuclease Cas1b, yielding MDTMRADYYILQDGILKRKENTVYFENKGERRVLPINKIYSIYAYGKLSFSSGVVSYLSKNGIPIHFFNYYGFYEGSMYPRETLISGDLVIQQAAQYLDDDKRMQLAGKFIEGACGNILKNLKYYSRSREDIQKNIDSYISSIESEILRLPDAHSIAGMMNVEGRIRNIYYSALDEIFPEEYRIVTRTRRPPGNKMNTLISFGNSLMYTTVLSEIYNTQLNPTISYLHEPFERRFSLALDVSEIFKPIIIDRIILKLVNKNMLDDNCFRGEIGDMLLSDKGKKIFLKEYNDKLGTTIKHKGLKRNVSYKRLIRLELYKLSKHVLGDEVYKPLVMWW